GGCGCGGACGTAGGACTTCCCGAGCTCGTCGAGCATCCCGCTTCTGGTCAGCCGCGTGATGAGCGCCGTGAAGTACGTCCCCAGCGTGATGGCGGGGAGCGTGATGTAGCTCAGCCACGTGACGAACCCGTCGGTCGCCGCCTCGAACTGCCCGCTGAACAGGAGTTCGACGACGGCCGGGAAGCCGATGCCACGCTGGCTCGTCGGGAACAGGTTGAACTCGACGGCCATCACGATGACCAGCATCACGCCGAGCCAGAAGTTCGGCGTCGAGATGCCCGCCAGCGAGAACAGCGTCGCGGCGTAGTCCGGCGGCTCGTGCCGGCGGGTCGCGCTGATGACGCCGAGCGGGATGGCGAGGACGACCGCGACGAACGTCGCGGCGATGGCCAGCTCGAGCGTCGCGGGCAGCGTCCGCGCCACGCGTGACGTGACGGCGGTGTTGTTCGTGAGCGACGTGCCGAGGTCGCCGAAGGGGATTCCTGCGAGGAACTCGAGGTACTGGATGTGTATCGGCTGGTCCAGCCCGAGCTCGCGGACGACCTGCTGGCGGACCTCCGGCGCGACGTCCGGGGGCAACAGGACGTTCGCCGGGTTCCCGGGTGCGATGACCCGGAGCCCGAAGACGACCGTCACGACCCCCCAGACGACGAGCAGGCCCTGCAGTATTCGTTTGACGAGGAACCGGGCGAGGGACATGTGGAGTCTACTTCGGGCTCATCGCGTAGGCGTCGATGCGCTCGTCGGAGCGGGGCTGCCAGTCGACGCGGTCGGCCACGCCGTAGACGCTGAACTGCCGGTTGAGGAAGATCCACGGCGCCTCCTCGTGGGCGAGGGCGTTCGCCTCCTGCAGCGTCTGCACGCGGGCGTCGCCGGTCTGGTTGGCCGCCTTGTCGAGCAGCGAGTCGAACTCGTCGTTGCTCCAGGTGGTGAGTGCGCCGTTGGTGGCGAGCAGCGCCCGCATGACGAGCGCGCCCTCGAAGGTCGCCTCACCCCAGCCGATGAGGTACCACTTCGGCTTGTCCTCGATGTTGCCGGTGAGCAGTTCGTCGACGAGCGACCCGAAGTCCCGCTGTCTGACCGTCGCGGAGACGTTCGGGAGTTCGTCGATGTAGCCGGCGACCGCCTGGGCGATCTCGAGGTCCTTCAGGTAGCGTCCCGCGGGCGTGTGGAGTTCGATCTCCACGCCGGCGTGGCCACTCTCGTCGACCAGCGTCTCGGCCTGGTCGGGGTCGTAGGGGTACGGCTCGACGTCGGGGTTGTGCCCGACGAAGTTCTCGAGGGTCGGCTGCCCGGTCGGGGCACCGAAGCCGCCGAGGACGTTCGAGACGATGCTCTCCAGGTCGATGGCGTAGTTCAGCGCCTGCCGGAACTTCTTGGAGGAGAACGGTTCCACGTCGTAGCGAAGCGCGTTGTAGATGATACGCGTACTCGGCGAGGCCTTGATGGAGGTGCCGTCGTTGTTGTTGACCTTCGAGACCTGCTGTGGCGGGACGTTGACGACGATGTCGGTCTCGCCCGCGACGAGCTGGTTGACGCGCGTACTGGACTCGCTGGCCGCGGTGAACGTCAGTTTCGACACCGCGGCGGGGTCGTTCCAGTAGTCCTCGTTACGGACGAGGACGACGGACTGGTCCTCGGTGTAGTCCTCGAGCTTGAACGGGCCGGTCCCGTTCATGTCCTGGGCGATCTCCTGCTTCGAGCGCGCCTCGATCCAGGACTTCTGGACGATGTCGCAGTAGGTCGCGAACTCGGAGAAGACGATGGGGTTGACCCCGTCGGTGTTGACCCGGACCGTCCCGTCGCCGGCCTCCGCGCCGGTGACGCCCGCGAGCTGGTCGCTCTGCGGGCTGGCGAAGCCGACCTCCTCGTCGACGATGCGGTTGATGCTGTAGGCCGCGTCCTCGGCGGTGAAGTCGTCGCCGTTGTGGAACGTCACGTCCGAGCGCAGCTCGAACTCGACGGCGGGTTCGCCGTCGACGCGGGAGTAGCCCGTCGCGAGCCCCTCGACCATCTTCCCGC
This window of the Haloarchaeobius amylolyticus genome carries:
- a CDS encoding ABC transporter permease; translation: MSLARFLVKRILQGLLVVWGVVTVVFGLRVIAPGNPANVLLPPDVAPEVRQQVVRELGLDQPIHIQYLEFLAGIPFGDLGTSLTNNTAVTSRVARTLPATLELAIAATFVAVVLAIPLGVISATRRHEPPDYAATLFSLAGISTPNFWLGVMLVIVMAVEFNLFPTSQRGIGFPAVVELLFSGQFEAATDGFVTWLSYITLPAITLGTYFTALITRLTRSGMLDELGKSYVRASRAKGLPEVLVRYRHVLRNTLIPIVTVVGLQLGTLIGGAVITEAVFDWPGLGQLLISSIRARDWPVVQGSLIVIAVGFVVVNILVDTLYAYINPRVGFD
- a CDS encoding ABC transporter substrate-binding protein, with the protein product MSRKTTDRRGFLKYAGATAIAASAAGCIGGGDGEGTDEPTDGGGDGNGDGGGTETDTDGGDDSMGTFEVSITQGNMPSGLDPHDHRETPTDVVMLHAYEGLLTRDASGKMVEGLATGYSRVDGEPAVEFELRSDVTFHNGDDFTAEDAAYSINRIVDEEVGFASPQSDQLAGVTGAEAGDGTVRVNTDGVNPIVFSEFATYCDIVQKSWIEARSKQEIAQDMNGTGPFKLEDYTEDQSVVLVRNEDYWNDPAAVSKLTFTAASESSTRVNQLVAGETDIVVNVPPQQVSKVNNNDGTSIKASPSTRIIYNALRYDVEPFSSKKFRQALNYAIDLESIVSNVLGGFGAPTGQPTLENFVGHNPDVEPYPYDPDQAETLVDESGHAGVEIELHTPAGRYLKDLEIAQAVAGYIDELPNVSATVRQRDFGSLVDELLTGNIEDKPKWYLIGWGEATFEGALVMRALLATNGALTTWSNDEFDSLLDKAANQTGDARVQTLQEANALAHEEAPWIFLNRQFSVYGVADRVDWQPRSDERIDAYAMSPK